Proteins encoded together in one Catellatospora citrea window:
- a CDS encoding YbjN domain-containing protein, translating into MTTVEQACALIEQACAELPLDRTGPHSYVVTLPGTHKLKTNVNLIVGEHALRIEAFVVRQPDENREAVWAWLLRRNAKLYGVAFTVDAVGDVYLTGRLPLAAVSPQELDRLLGAVLAAADESFDTLLELGFSTAIRREWRWRISRGEPTDNLRAFRHLMDEPPTPDDEAILDTGTDVLPEPGR; encoded by the coding sequence ATGACCACGGTCGAGCAGGCCTGCGCCCTCATCGAGCAGGCCTGTGCCGAGTTGCCCCTGGACCGCACCGGCCCCCACTCGTACGTGGTGACCCTGCCCGGCACGCACAAGCTCAAGACGAACGTGAACCTGATCGTCGGCGAGCACGCGCTGCGCATCGAGGCGTTCGTGGTGCGCCAGCCCGACGAGAACCGCGAGGCCGTCTGGGCCTGGCTGCTGCGCCGCAACGCGAAGCTGTACGGGGTCGCGTTCACCGTCGACGCGGTCGGCGACGTCTACCTGACCGGCCGCCTGCCGCTGGCCGCGGTCTCGCCGCAGGAGCTGGACCGGCTGCTCGGCGCGGTGCTGGCCGCCGCCGACGAGTCCTTCGACACCCTGCTGGAGCTGGGCTTCAGCACCGCGATCAGGCGGGAGTGGCGCTGGCGGATCAGCCGCGGCGAGCCCACCGACAACCTGCGCGCCTTCCGCCACCTCATGGACGAGCCGCCGACACCCGATGACGAGGCCATTCTCGACACCGGCACCGACGTGCTCCCGGAAC